Proteins encoded by one window of Cylindrospermum stagnale PCC 7417:
- a CDS encoding Uma2 family endonuclease: MTIAQEKRYYSPEEYLEQEVNSEIRHEYIDGLIIPMTGGTPNHNQIALNFSGTLNYLLKRQPYRVFVTDQRLWIPNKRIHTYPDVMVVQTPLVFAEGRRDTLTNPVMIAEVLSKSTKSYDKDEKFAAYRSIPSFKEYILIDQDTMHVEQYCKVESNKWIFSEFEDGDTSLNLASVPCQILLADIYDKVDFNTED; encoded by the coding sequence ATGACTATTGCCCAAGAAAAACGCTACTATTCACCTGAAGAATATCTAGAACAAGAGGTAAATTCAGAAATACGTCACGAATATATTGATGGATTAATTATACCAATGACAGGCGGAACACCAAATCATAATCAAATTGCACTTAATTTCAGTGGTACACTGAACTATCTTCTTAAGCGCCAACCTTATCGAGTCTTTGTTACAGACCAACGTCTCTGGATTCCTAACAAGAGAATTCACACCTACCCTGATGTGATGGTTGTCCAAACTCCCTTAGTGTTTGCAGAAGGAAGAAGAGACACTCTGACTAACCCAGTAATGATTGCTGAAGTTTTATCAAAATCCACCAAAAGCTATGATAAAGATGAAAAATTTGCCGCTTATCGCTCAATTCCTAGCTTTAAAGAATATATTCTCATAGACCAGGATACAATGCACGTTGAGCAATACTGCAAAGTTGAGAGCAATAAATGGATATTTTCCGAATTTGAAGATGGAGATACCAGCTTAAATTTAGCCTCTGTTCCCTGCCAAATTTTGCTAGCAGATATTTATGATAAAGTAGATTTTAATACGGAAGATTAG
- a CDS encoding protein tyrosine phosphatase family protein yields the protein MSTNGIEDISNFLKISDVIATSGQPTAKQFAVIKQSGYQLIINLALPTSNNALSNEQEIVESQGMEYVNIPVLWENPTIEDLTEFFSLMATNADKKIFVHCAANMRVSAFMYLYRRLHQGINETEARQTLHQVWIPNEIWHKFIEEAIEYLFSYTFG from the coding sequence ATGTCTACGAATGGTATTGAAGATATATCCAATTTTCTCAAAATATCCGATGTAATTGCTACTTCTGGGCAACCAACAGCAAAACAGTTTGCCGTAATCAAACAGTCAGGATATCAATTAATTATAAATTTGGCACTGCCAACTTCAAATAATGCTTTATCTAATGAACAAGAAATTGTGGAATCTCAAGGTATGGAATATGTAAACATTCCTGTGCTTTGGGAAAATCCCACTATTGAGGATCTAACAGAGTTTTTTAGCCTCATGGCAACGAATGCTGATAAAAAAATATTTGTTCACTGTGCTGCCAATATGAGAGTTTCAGCTTTTATGTATCTTTATCGCCGCCTTCATCAAGGTATCAATGAGACAGAGGCAAGGCAAACTTTACATCAAGTTTGGATTCCTAATGAAATTTGGCACAAATTTATTGAGGAGGCAATTGAGTATTTATTTTCCTATACCTTTGGTTGA
- a CDS encoding VanZ family protein: MLYLLKTPFKSIKMTSRQRWIFAFWVYFAILMSISLSAYLRVIPTQIPQFPYFDTVCHFILLGIAAYLSHLALDKRKIQIFNISLPLAPFLVMFFCVLDEIIQLFTPYRSFDLIDLAADLCGVILFTWLAEKQNLNKSVKNQP, encoded by the coding sequence TTGTTGTATTTATTAAAAACACCATTTAAAAGCATCAAAATGACATCTCGTCAGCGTTGGATTTTCGCGTTTTGGGTTTACTTTGCAATTTTGATGTCCATCTCTCTATCAGCCTACCTCAGAGTCATCCCCACGCAAATACCACAATTTCCCTATTTCGATACAGTTTGTCATTTTATCTTGCTAGGAATTGCTGCTTACTTGAGCCATCTAGCCTTAGATAAACGCAAAATTCAAATCTTCAACATTTCTCTTCCCCTTGCACCATTTCTTGTGATGTTCTTTTGTGTATTGGACGAGATAATTCAACTATTTACACCCTATCGCAGCTTTGATTTAATTGACTTAGCTGCTGACCTTTGTGGTGTTATATTATTTACCTGGTTAGCAGAAAAACAGAATTTAAACAAATCTGTAAAAAATCAACCTTAG
- a CDS encoding pyridoxamine 5'-phosphate oxidase family protein — translation MAKIIDSITEELQAFIAAQHLFFVGSAPLDPTGHVNLSPKGLESFRILSPHRVAYLDLTGSGNETSAHIQENGRITFMFCAFDGPPSILRLYGRGYTILPDSPDWNSLYPLFEPIPGTRQIIVADIERVQTSCGFAVPLYEYQGQRETLVNWAIKKGEQGIKDYHQQKNLTSIDGLKTPLSKLT, via the coding sequence ATGGCTAAAATTATTGACTCTATCACTGAAGAACTGCAAGCATTTATTGCAGCTCAACACCTGTTCTTTGTTGGTTCCGCACCTCTAGATCCTACAGGTCACGTTAACCTTTCTCCCAAAGGTTTAGAAAGCTTTCGCATCCTCTCTCCCCACCGTGTAGCTTATCTAGATTTGACAGGTAGTGGTAATGAAACCTCAGCCCATATTCAAGAAAATGGGCGAATTACCTTCATGTTTTGCGCCTTTGATGGCCCCCCATCTATCCTCCGTCTCTATGGTCGGGGATACACAATTTTACCAGATTCCCCCGACTGGAACTCCCTGTATCCTCTGTTTGAGCCGATTCCTGGAACTCGTCAAATTATTGTGGCGGATATAGAACGTGTGCAGACTTCCTGTGGTTTTGCTGTCCCACTTTATGAATACCAAGGACAGCGAGAAACTTTAGTAAATTGGGCTATTAAAAAAGGCGAACAGGGAATTAAAGACTATCATCAGCAGAAAAATCTCACCAGCATTGACGGCTTAAAAACTCCACTGAGTAAATTAACCTAG
- a CDS encoding GNAT family N-acetyltransferase, with protein sequence MSYQIIHQLTENQILELVELYKNEFWSKNRTYQGVVKMLANSNIIIALVDENEHLIGFTRVFTDFVYRAIIYDVIVKSTHRKIGLGAKLLDAVMNHSQLSKIEHISLFCSPEMVPFYQRWGFISAAGKFELMYQHKQLPQEETK encoded by the coding sequence ATGAGTTATCAAATTATTCACCAGTTAACGGAAAACCAGATTTTAGAACTTGTGGAATTGTACAAAAACGAGTTTTGGAGTAAAAACCGCACATATCAAGGCGTTGTTAAGATGCTGGCAAACTCAAATATTATTATTGCTTTGGTAGATGAAAACGAACATTTGATTGGTTTTACTCGTGTTTTCACTGATTTTGTCTATCGGGCAATTATTTACGATGTAATTGTTAAGTCTACCCATAGAAAAATCGGTCTTGGTGCTAAATTACTAGATGCAGTGATGAATCATTCTCAGTTGAGTAAGATTGAACATATTTCTCTGTTCTGTTCACCGGAAATGGTTCCATTCTATCAACGCTGGGGCTTTATAAGTGCTGCGGGTAAATTTGAATTAATGTACCAACACAAACAATTACCTCAGGAAGAAACAAAATGA
- a CDS encoding cupin domain-containing protein: MIINPENVPSRTSSIYPAEFQPLVIGRVKQALGNAAGLRNFGVNLVTLAPGSCSALRHWHTKQDEFIYLIQGEVTLVTNAGEQILKPGMMAGFAAGKADGHQLVNHSQALVVYLEVGDRTADDEAYYPDDDLVAKSDAGGNRIFTHQDGALYET, encoded by the coding sequence ATGATCATTAATCCAGAAAATGTCCCCAGTCGGACAAGTTCAATTTACCCCGCTGAATTTCAGCCTCTGGTAATAGGAAGAGTGAAACAGGCTTTAGGCAATGCGGCAGGATTGAGAAACTTTGGTGTTAATTTAGTTACTCTGGCACCAGGAAGCTGTTCTGCACTCAGACATTGGCACACGAAACAAGATGAGTTTATTTATCTTATTCAAGGTGAAGTGACTTTAGTTACTAATGCAGGAGAGCAAATCCTCAAACCAGGAATGATGGCTGGTTTTGCAGCAGGTAAAGCAGATGGACATCAACTGGTAAATCATTCTCAAGCATTGGTAGTGTATCTGGAAGTTGGGGATAGAACTGCTGATGATGAAGCTTACTATCCAGATGATGACTTGGTTGCCAAATCTGATGCCGGAGGTAATCGCATTTTCACACACCAAGATGGTGCTCTATACGAAACTTAA
- a CDS encoding GNAT family N-acetyltransferase, with the protein MDKSIYVIRPLTQEDEPFLWRMLYEATQMSEENLTINDAMNHPDLTKYVKNWGCENDLGVVATLLSNHLPVGAAWLRLLTGENQGYGYVDHQTPELAIAVLPEYRNQGIGTQLIKHLLPAAKDFYPSISLSVRSSNPALSLYQRCGWKIVDGSNRLNRVGGISFKMKLDFD; encoded by the coding sequence ATGGATAAATCAATTTATGTAATTCGTCCACTCACACAAGAAGATGAGCCATTTCTTTGGCGAATGCTCTATGAAGCAACACAAATGTCAGAAGAAAACCTGACAATAAATGATGCCATGAATCATCCTGATTTGACCAAATATGTGAAAAACTGGGGCTGTGAAAATGATCTGGGTGTTGTTGCTACTTTATTAAGTAATCATCTGCCAGTAGGAGCAGCTTGGTTACGTTTGCTGACAGGTGAAAATCAGGGATATGGTTATGTTGATCACCAAACTCCAGAACTCGCAATCGCAGTTCTGCCCGAATATAGAAATCAAGGAATTGGCACACAGTTAATTAAGCATTTGTTACCAGCCGCTAAAGATTTTTATCCATCTATATCACTCAGTGTCAGAAGTTCAAACCCCGCCTTGTCTTTATATCAGCGATGCGGCTGGAAAATTGTGGATGGCAGCAATAGACTCAACCGTGTTGGTGGAATTTCATTCAAAATGAAATTAGATTTTGATTAA
- a CDS encoding cytochrome P450, protein MVLASKAKIDPNYPPGPKHHWLMGVVSEYTRNPIGFMSECAKEYGDIVYWQWPLLSFYQLNHPDHIEEVLVKKNNLFSKHLSLQILQRMFGNGLLSSEGDFWQRQRRLTQPAFHRDRIFSYGEVMVDYTNRLLTNWSDGKIIAIHEEMMHLTLEIVAKTLFGAEVTEVETVEKIMQISMAYFDDRNNNFLLFVIPDWVPLPHNLRFQKAAQQFDEIIYPIIQRRRESGEDQGDLLSMLLQMQDENGNRMSDKQLRDEAVTLFIAGHETTALAISWGWYLLSQHPEIEQKLHVELQTVLAGRTPTFADLPQLPYTDRVIMEIMRLYPPAWAMVRTALEDCEIAGYPVRAGDSMIMSQWIMHRDSRYFDQPEVFNPDRWEGDLAKRIPTFAYFPFGGGPRICIGQSFAKMEAVLLLATISQKFRLTLMPDQEITPWPAFSLRPKYGMKMLLNQR, encoded by the coding sequence ATGGTTTTAGCATCTAAAGCGAAGATTGACCCAAATTACCCCCCAGGACCAAAACATCACTGGTTAATGGGTGTAGTATCTGAATACACCCGCAATCCCATAGGTTTTATGAGTGAGTGCGCCAAAGAGTACGGTGATATTGTTTACTGGCAATGGCCATTGCTTTCGTTTTATCAGCTTAATCACCCCGACCATATCGAAGAGGTGCTAGTTAAAAAGAACAATCTATTTAGCAAACATCTGAGTTTACAGATATTGCAACGGATGTTTGGTAATGGACTATTATCCAGCGAAGGGGATTTTTGGCAGCGTCAACGACGACTGACACAACCAGCTTTCCATCGCGATCGCATTTTCTCTTATGGGGAGGTGATGGTTGACTACACCAATCGCCTGCTAACTAATTGGAGTGATGGCAAAATTATTGCTATTCACGAAGAAATGATGCACCTCACCTTAGAAATTGTTGCCAAAACCTTATTTGGGGCTGAGGTGACGGAAGTAGAAACGGTAGAGAAGATCATGCAGATAAGCATGGCGTATTTTGATGACCGCAACAATAACTTTTTATTATTCGTGATTCCTGATTGGGTGCCACTACCTCACAACCTGCGTTTTCAAAAGGCAGCACAGCAGTTTGATGAGATTATTTATCCCATTATTCAGCGACGACGAGAAAGTGGTGAAGATCAAGGTGATTTGCTGTCAATGCTGTTGCAAATGCAGGATGAAAATGGCAATAGGATGAGTGATAAACAACTGCGAGATGAAGCCGTAACGCTATTTATTGCAGGTCATGAAACCACTGCTTTGGCAATATCTTGGGGGTGGTATTTGTTATCTCAGCATCCAGAAATTGAACAGAAATTGCACGTAGAACTACAAACTGTGTTGGCTGGTAGAACTCCAACTTTTGCTGATTTACCTCAGTTACCTTATACCGACAGAGTGATAATGGAAATAATGCGATTATATCCACCTGCTTGGGCTATGGTTCGCACAGCTTTAGAGGACTGTGAAATTGCTGGTTATCCTGTGCGTGCTGGCGACAGTATGATTATGAGTCAATGGATAATGCACCGCGACTCCCGTTATTTTGATCAGCCGGAAGTTTTCAACCCCGACCGCTGGGAAGGAGATTTGGCAAAACGGATACCAACGTTTGCATATTTTCCCTTTGGTGGAGGCCCGAGAATTTGCATTGGTCAATCTTTTGCAAAAATGGAAGCGGTGCTTTTATTGGCAACTATTTCTCAGAAGTTTCGGTTAACATTGATGCCAGATCAGGAAATTACACCGTGGCCTGCTTTTAGCCTGCGTCCTAAATATGGGATGAAGATGTTGTTAAATCAGCGGTAG
- a CDS encoding 1-aminocyclopropane-1-carboxylate deaminase/D-cysteine desulfhydrase: MSSIFVPPPIQRINSEIAHHAGVALDVLRLDLMHPWVNGNKWFKLKYNLLEAKQKNLTTLLTFGGAYSNHIFATAAAGNLLGFRTIGVIRGEERLPLNSTLSFAVQQGMQLVYLNRERYRQRQTVELQAELRQQFGEVFIIPEGGSNLNGVRGCMEIIEAVGAVDTVCVACGTGTTLAGMALSLHQGQNAIAFPVLKNGDFLAAEIGNLLTNYLDSGMPAPNSTPASWELVCDYHFGGYAKVNDQLLQFAQQFTKDYNIPLDYVYTAKMFFGVMDLLQQGFFQKGDRILLIHTGGLQGNIGIEQRLK, translated from the coding sequence ATGTCGTCAATCTTTGTTCCGCCGCCAATACAGCGAATCAATAGCGAAATTGCCCATCATGCTGGTGTTGCTTTGGATGTGCTGCGCCTCGACCTGATGCACCCGTGGGTTAATGGCAATAAATGGTTTAAGTTGAAGTATAACTTGCTGGAAGCAAAGCAGAAAAATTTGACGACGCTGCTCACTTTTGGGGGTGCTTATTCTAACCATATTTTTGCTACTGCTGCGGCTGGTAATCTTTTGGGATTCCGCACTATTGGGGTGATTCGTGGGGAGGAGAGACTACCGCTAAATTCGACGTTGAGTTTTGCTGTACAGCAGGGGATGCAGTTAGTTTACCTTAACCGGGAAAGGTACCGCCAACGGCAGACAGTAGAGTTACAGGCAGAACTGAGACAACAATTTGGTGAGGTGTTTATTATTCCGGAAGGTGGTAGCAACCTTAATGGTGTGCGTGGCTGTATGGAAATAATCGAGGCAGTGGGGGCGGTTGATACGGTATGTGTAGCCTGCGGCACGGGTACAACTTTGGCTGGGATGGCGCTATCACTGCATCAAGGACAAAATGCGATCGCCTTTCCTGTGTTGAAAAATGGCGACTTTCTCGCGGCGGAAATCGGCAATCTACTCACAAATTACCTCGATTCTGGGATGCCTGCACCAAATAGCACTCCAGCATCTTGGGAACTGGTGTGTGATTATCACTTCGGCGGTTATGCCAAGGTGAATGATCAGTTATTGCAGTTTGCCCAGCAATTCACAAAGGATTACAACATACCCCTAGATTACGTATATACCGCAAAGATGTTTTTTGGGGTTATGGATTTATTACAGCAGGGATTTTTCCAAAAAGGCGATCGCATCCTCTTAATACATACCGGCGGCTTACAGGGCAATATTGGTATAGAACAGCGACTAAAATAA